In Alistipes ihumii AP11, a genomic segment contains:
- a CDS encoding PCMD domain-containing protein, with product MEKIFTRIFPLSLLLLSSCIKGEPRNTEADIVRCILPADILKSEPTIDDNSVQVFVVGGVDMKKLAPEFELTPGATISPESGTERDFTEDQQYTVTSEDGAWQKTYRVSITQSDMQTKYDFENWKKQGSYVIPYEIMGDQIQNIWSSGNSGFALTGGGGSYDKFPTAYTEESHSGQWAAKLVTRATGTFGVNLKMPIAAGNLFIGTFDGMSATKDPMKATRFGMTFGREPLRLTGYYRYQSGGDITDENNQLVVPARRDSCNIYAVLYETDDEVECLYGDNVLTSPNLVAVALVDRPEETDVYKKFDVEFEYRKPYDPQKSKEFKYKLAVVFTSSRDGGRFRGAVGSKLWIDDVEVVCREPLAGEQ from the coding sequence ATGGAAAAAATTTTTACTCGCATCTTCCCTCTGTCGCTGTTGCTGCTGAGTTCCTGCATCAAGGGAGAACCTCGCAATACGGAAGCCGACATCGTCCGTTGCATTCTTCCCGCCGATATACTCAAGTCGGAGCCGACGATCGACGACAACAGCGTGCAGGTTTTCGTCGTAGGTGGCGTGGATATGAAAAAGCTCGCGCCGGAATTCGAACTGACTCCCGGCGCGACGATTTCGCCCGAGTCGGGCACCGAGCGCGATTTCACCGAGGACCAGCAGTATACGGTTACTTCCGAGGACGGAGCATGGCAGAAAACCTACCGCGTGAGCATCACGCAGTCCGACATGCAGACCAAATACGACTTCGAGAACTGGAAAAAGCAAGGCAGTTACGTGATTCCCTATGAGATCATGGGCGATCAGATCCAGAACATCTGGTCGTCGGGCAATTCCGGCTTTGCGCTGACCGGCGGCGGCGGGTCGTACGACAAGTTCCCGACGGCCTATACCGAGGAGTCTCACTCGGGTCAGTGGGCGGCCAAGCTCGTTACGCGCGCTACCGGAACGTTCGGCGTCAATCTGAAGATGCCTATCGCGGCGGGTAACCTGTTCATCGGTACGTTCGACGGTATGAGCGCGACGAAAGATCCGATGAAAGCGACCCGTTTCGGAATGACTTTCGGCCGCGAGCCCCTGCGGCTCACGGGCTATTACCGCTATCAGTCGGGTGGCGACATTACCGATGAGAACAACCAATTGGTGGTTCCCGCGCGCCGCGACTCGTGCAATATCTACGCCGTGCTTTACGAGACCGACGATGAAGTGGAGTGCCTCTATGGCGACAACGTGCTGACTTCTCCGAATCTGGTAGCGGTCGCCTTGGTCGATCGGCCCGAGGAGACGGATGTATACAAGAAGTTCGATGTCGAGTTCGAGTATCGGAAGCCGTACGATCCGCAGAAGTCGAAGGAGTTCAAGTACAAGCTGGCCGTCGTTTTCACGTCGAGCCGCGACGGCGGCCGGTTCCGGGGCGCGGTGGGCAGCAAGCTGTGGATCGACGACGTGGAGGTAGTTTGTCGGGAGCCGCTGGCCGGGGAGCAGTAA
- a CDS encoding porin family protein — protein sequence MKKNLYILLALACLCGTLSAQRKFEYRVKAGFNVGGALPIPFPAEIRKIKSYNPTMAFSIEGNIMRRFTDKWALLSGIRLETKGMSTKARVKNYAMTMNVSVGDEPGEISGVFTGMVNTKVRNEYITLPVLVLRELSPRWDLRAGLFFSCLIEGGFDGTAYDGYMREGNPVGTKVGVEAASYDFSSDVRTFNWGGEIGAEFAAYRHLTVYADLTWAFNSLFPKDFKSIGFPMYNVYLNIGFGYVF from the coding sequence ATGAAGAAAAACCTATACATTCTGTTGGCGCTGGCCTGCCTGTGCGGCACGCTTTCCGCGCAACGCAAGTTCGAATATCGGGTCAAGGCCGGATTCAACGTGGGCGGCGCGCTGCCGATCCCGTTCCCTGCCGAGATACGGAAAATCAAGTCTTATAATCCGACGATGGCCTTTTCGATCGAGGGCAACATCATGCGGCGGTTTACCGACAAGTGGGCCCTGCTGAGCGGTATTCGTCTCGAAACGAAGGGGATGTCCACCAAAGCGCGCGTCAAGAATTACGCGATGACGATGAATGTCAGCGTCGGCGACGAGCCGGGGGAGATCAGCGGCGTGTTCACCGGCATGGTCAATACGAAAGTCCGCAACGAGTATATCACGCTGCCCGTGCTGGTGCTCCGCGAGCTGTCTCCGCGCTGGGACCTGAGAGCCGGTCTCTTTTTCTCCTGCCTGATCGAGGGCGGCTTCGACGGGACCGCCTACGACGGATATATGCGCGAGGGCAATCCGGTCGGCACGAAGGTGGGCGTCGAGGCGGCCTCTTACGATTTCAGCAGCGACGTGCGCACGTTCAACTGGGGCGGCGAGATCGGAGCCGAGTTCGCCGCTTACAGGCATCTGACGGTGTACGCCGATCTGACATGGGCTTTCAACTCTCTTTTCCCGAAGGACTTCAAGAGCATCGGTTTCCCGATGTACAACGTGTATCTGAATATAGGCTTCGGCTACGTCTTTTAG
- the aspS gene encoding aspartate--tRNA ligase, which translates to MYRTHTCGELRMENLNQTVTLAGWVQKVRNLGAMTFIDLRDRYGITQLVVEEHSSAELLETASHLGREYVIRATGRVVERASKNAKIPTGEIEVVLESLDVLNASLTPPFTIEDQSDGGDELRMKYRFLDLRRNPLRNALMLRHRMAHEIRNFLDSRGFLEIETPYLIKSTPEGARDFIVPSRMNPGEFYALPQSPQTFKQLLMVAGYDRYFQIVRCFRDEDLRADRQPEFTQIDCEMSFVDREDILNVFEDLAKYLFRTILGKEFTEAFPRIGWTEAMEKYGSDKPDLRFGMTFNDLSKEARGKGFGVFDSAEYIGAICAEGCAGYTRKQLDALTEFVKRPQIGAKGLVYVRCEADGSYRSSVDKFYGQEDLVRWAARCGAKPGDLLLILSGPKKSTLSALCELRLEMGERLGLRPHDRFAPLWVVDFPLLEWDDETQRYYAMHHPFTSPKSEDLALMDTDPGRVRANAYDFVVNGVEVGGGSIRIFDSELQQKMFRVLGFSAEEAEKQFGFLTNAFKYGAPPHGGIAFGFDRWCALFGGADSIRDYIAFPKNNSGRDTMIDSPSIVSDAQLDELSLSVREPQQHA; encoded by the coding sequence ATGTACAGAACACACACCTGCGGAGAACTCCGCATGGAAAACCTGAATCAGACCGTCACGCTGGCCGGCTGGGTACAGAAAGTGCGCAACCTGGGCGCGATGACCTTCATCGACCTGCGCGACCGGTACGGCATCACGCAGCTGGTCGTCGAGGAGCACTCGTCCGCCGAGTTGCTCGAAACGGCCTCGCATCTGGGCCGCGAATACGTGATCCGCGCGACGGGCCGCGTCGTCGAACGGGCATCCAAGAACGCCAAGATACCGACCGGCGAAATCGAGGTGGTGCTCGAAAGCCTCGACGTGCTGAACGCTTCGCTGACTCCGCCGTTCACGATCGAGGATCAGAGCGACGGAGGCGACGAACTGCGGATGAAATACCGCTTTCTGGATCTGAGGCGCAATCCGCTCCGCAACGCGCTGATGCTGCGTCACCGGATGGCTCACGAGATACGTAACTTTTTGGATAGCCGGGGATTCCTCGAGATAGAAACTCCTTACCTGATCAAGTCCACGCCCGAGGGAGCGCGCGACTTCATCGTGCCGTCGCGGATGAACCCGGGCGAGTTTTACGCGCTGCCGCAGTCTCCGCAGACTTTCAAGCAGCTGCTGATGGTCGCCGGATACGACCGCTATTTCCAGATCGTCCGCTGCTTCCGCGACGAGGACCTGCGGGCCGACCGTCAGCCCGAGTTCACTCAGATCGACTGCGAGATGTCGTTCGTCGACCGCGAGGATATCCTGAACGTATTCGAGGATTTGGCCAAGTACCTGTTCCGAACGATTCTGGGCAAGGAGTTCACCGAAGCCTTCCCCCGCATCGGCTGGACCGAAGCTATGGAAAAGTATGGCTCGGACAAGCCCGACCTGCGCTTCGGCATGACGTTCAACGACCTGAGCAAAGAGGCCCGGGGCAAAGGATTCGGCGTATTCGACTCGGCCGAGTATATCGGAGCGATCTGCGCCGAGGGCTGCGCCGGATACACGCGCAAGCAGCTCGACGCCCTGACCGAATTCGTCAAACGTCCCCAAATCGGAGCCAAGGGCTTGGTTTACGTGCGCTGCGAAGCGGACGGCAGCTATCGGTCGAGCGTCGACAAGTTCTACGGACAGGAGGACCTGGTCCGGTGGGCCGCCCGATGCGGAGCCAAGCCGGGCGACCTGCTGCTGATTCTGAGCGGTCCGAAAAAAAGCACGCTATCGGCCTTGTGCGAGTTGCGGCTGGAAATGGGCGAGCGGCTCGGACTTCGTCCCCACGACCGGTTCGCGCCGTTGTGGGTCGTCGATTTCCCGTTGCTCGAATGGGACGACGAGACGCAGCGTTACTATGCGATGCACCATCCTTTCACGTCGCCCAAGAGCGAGGACCTCGCGCTGATGGACACCGACCCGGGTCGCGTCCGTGCCAATGCCTACGATTTCGTCGTGAACGGCGTCGAGGTCGGCGGAGGCTCGATCCGTATTTTCGACTCGGAGCTCCAGCAGAAAATGTTCCGCGTACTGGGCTTCTCGGCCGAAGAGGCCGAGAAGCAGTTCGGTTTCCTGACGAACGCTTTCAAGTACGGCGCCCCTCCCCATGGAGGTATCGCTTTCGGGTTCGACCGCTGGTGCGCGCTGTTCGGAGGAGCCGACTCGATCCGCGATTACATCGCCTTCCCGAAGAACAACTCGGGCCGCGATACGATGATCGACTCGCCCTCGATCGTGTCCGACGCCCAGCTCGACGAGCTGTCGCTGTCGGTCCGCGAGCCGCAGCAGCACGCATAG
- a CDS encoding BlaI/MecI/CopY family transcriptional regulator: protein MKHLTNREEEIMERFWDRGALFVHDLIRDMDEPKPHYNTVSTIVRGLEEKGFVGHERFGTTYRYFPLLSREEFGRMSLQNAVGKYFNRSYLSVLSMFVEEKKITPEEIKELIRQVEAGSQNEKP, encoded by the coding sequence ATGAAACATCTGACTAATCGAGAAGAGGAGATTATGGAGCGGTTCTGGGATCGGGGAGCGCTGTTCGTTCACGATCTCATTCGGGATATGGACGAGCCGAAGCCGCATTACAACACCGTATCGACGATCGTGCGGGGTCTGGAAGAAAAAGGTTTTGTCGGTCACGAGCGTTTCGGGACGACTTACCGTTATTTTCCGCTCCTGTCGCGCGAGGAGTTCGGCCGGATGTCGCTGCAGAATGCGGTCGGCAAGTATTTCAATCGCTCCTATCTCTCCGTATTGTCCATGTTCGTGGAGGAGAAGAAAATCACTCCCGAGGAAATCAAGGAACTGATCCGGCAGGTCGAAGCCGGATCTCAAAATGAGAAGCCATGA
- a CDS encoding DUF4493 domain-containing protein, giving the protein MNKLGIISLLLISAAGCSEHASEEGTGRLQIRLDVDPSVTVSQTKSSDATTFTLEISRDGDIVRTISPIGETPDPIELTAGDYLLTAYSEPFETPQFDTPVYGGSAPTRISVGKQSEASVSCAQTNAGVRISYTDDFAAAHPVRSASVRQIEGILNFEGDDAERTGYFLPGSATLVVTAGKAQYEQELTLEARKLYLIEIDDTPEPTSGRLSVSITVSTDVTEEQVQILFPSGRIDYLETMGAATVSTATQVAKFTGWSYAEAEYAGAGVTVSAQNPSSAYVGASGGNNLTFNSSGAYFTISGLNASLASSAPVLQFGCANPEQGYKPGELTVSVSDGGGTFTPLIIGDDARPANKRWAQITLSDGIPHAKNLIVRFESRAAGYQIDDIALTTAD; this is encoded by the coding sequence ATGAACAAACTGGGAATCATTTCCCTGCTGCTGATCTCAGCGGCAGGGTGCTCGGAACATGCCTCAGAAGAGGGAACCGGCCGACTGCAAATCCGTCTCGACGTCGATCCGTCGGTCACGGTGAGCCAAACCAAAAGCAGCGATGCGACTACATTCACGCTCGAAATCTCGCGCGACGGCGATATCGTCCGAACGATATCGCCTATCGGGGAGACTCCCGATCCGATCGAACTGACGGCGGGAGACTACCTGCTGACCGCCTACTCGGAACCGTTCGAGACCCCGCAATTCGACACGCCGGTCTACGGGGGATCGGCCCCAACCCGCATCAGCGTCGGCAAGCAGAGTGAGGCCTCCGTCTCCTGCGCCCAGACCAACGCGGGCGTGCGAATCTCCTATACCGACGACTTCGCGGCAGCGCATCCGGTCCGCTCGGCGAGCGTCCGGCAAATCGAGGGCATCCTGAACTTCGAAGGCGACGACGCGGAGCGGACCGGCTACTTCCTGCCGGGCAGCGCGACGCTCGTCGTGACGGCAGGCAAAGCGCAGTACGAACAGGAACTCACGTTGGAAGCCCGCAAACTCTATCTCATCGAAATCGACGACACGCCCGAGCCGACCTCCGGCAGGCTGAGCGTCAGCATCACCGTCTCCACCGACGTAACCGAAGAGCAGGTACAGATACTCTTTCCGTCGGGACGGATCGACTACCTCGAGACGATGGGAGCAGCGACGGTCTCCACGGCCACTCAGGTAGCCAAGTTCACCGGCTGGTCGTATGCCGAAGCCGAATATGCCGGAGCCGGCGTCACGGTATCGGCCCAAAACCCGTCGTCCGCCTACGTCGGGGCTTCGGGAGGCAACAATCTGACATTCAACTCGTCGGGAGCCTATTTCACTATTTCGGGTCTGAACGCGTCCTTGGCCTCGTCCGCTCCGGTCCTGCAGTTCGGCTGCGCCAACCCGGAACAGGGATACAAGCCGGGAGAACTGACCGTCAGCGTCAGCGACGGCGGCGGCACGTTCACGCCGCTGATTATCGGGGACGACGCGCGCCCGGCCAATAAAAGATGGGCTCAGATTACGCTGAGCGACGGCATTCCCCATGCCAAAAACCTGATCGTCCGCTTCGAGTCGCGCGCAGCGGGCTATCAGATCGACGACATCGCGCTGACGACGGCCGACTGA
- a CDS encoding PepSY-like domain-containing protein — MKKFVFIATIACAACMLYGCDKSEDGGGPAVSPRAEAALLARYPAATDVVWRTSGNYSVAEFSLPAVRAAVHGGRDHAAWFDDGGEWYMTETDIVFGSLPSAVQAAFRDSEYAGWRIDDVDMLEREGVETVYVIEAEGRSGGRETEVDLYYSSDGVLVKKVVDADSDYDYGDYIPARPTGEAESFVQTRYPGARILDVERENGMTEVEILDGTVCRELLFDATNSWVHTKTELNAGEVPASIMQALSASEYGGYRIDDVDRYETPQKEFYRFDLESASGDVKIDIALDGTLSVVTPEISGPGTGNGSMLDDAAARFIAEKYPNALVREFDWDDGLLEVEIYHEGKEKSVCFDGAGRWVKTEWDVRLSELPDAVRTAIAGSQYASYRVDDIEYVQTSGTEYYRIELERGDSEATLRVDASGNML; from the coding sequence ATGAAAAAGTTCGTTTTCATTGCAACGATAGCCTGTGCGGCATGTATGCTGTACGGATGCGACAAGAGCGAAGACGGAGGCGGTCCGGCGGTAAGTCCCCGGGCGGAAGCGGCTCTGTTGGCGAGATACCCTGCGGCGACCGATGTCGTATGGAGAACCAGCGGCAATTATTCCGTGGCCGAGTTCAGTTTGCCGGCCGTGCGCGCCGCAGTCCACGGCGGGCGGGACCACGCTGCCTGGTTCGATGACGGGGGCGAGTGGTACATGACCGAGACGGATATCGTTTTCGGCTCCCTGCCGTCAGCCGTGCAGGCGGCGTTCCGCGACAGCGAGTATGCCGGGTGGCGGATCGACGACGTGGATATGCTCGAGCGCGAAGGTGTCGAAACGGTTTATGTGATCGAGGCGGAAGGCCGGTCCGGAGGCCGGGAGACCGAGGTCGATCTCTATTATTCTTCTGACGGCGTGCTGGTTAAGAAAGTCGTGGACGCCGATTCCGACTACGATTACGGCGATTACATTCCCGCACGGCCTACCGGCGAAGCGGAGAGTTTCGTACAGACGCGTTATCCCGGGGCCCGGATCTTGGATGTCGAGCGCGAGAACGGCATGACCGAGGTTGAAATCCTCGACGGAACCGTATGCCGCGAGCTGCTTTTCGACGCGACGAACTCGTGGGTGCATACCAAGACCGAGCTGAATGCAGGGGAGGTCCCCGCGTCGATCATGCAGGCCCTTTCCGCTTCGGAATATGGCGGGTATCGTATCGATGACGTCGATCGCTACGAGACTCCGCAGAAGGAGTTCTATCGCTTCGATTTGGAATCGGCCTCCGGCGACGTGAAGATCGACATTGCCTTGGACGGGACGCTGAGCGTCGTGACGCCGGAGATTTCCGGGCCCGGAACCGGGAACGGTTCGATGCTGGACGATGCGGCTGCGCGGTTCATCGCCGAAAAGTATCCGAATGCCCTGGTTCGGGAATTCGATTGGGACGACGGCTTGCTCGAAGTGGAAATTTACCACGAGGGTAAGGAAAAAAGCGTTTGCTTCGATGGGGCCGGCCGGTGGGTGAAGACCGAGTGGGACGTGAGGCTTTCCGAACTGCCTGATGCCGTAAGGACGGCCATAGCCGGGTCGCAGTATGCGTCGTACCGCGTGGACGATATAGAATACGTGCAGACGTCCGGGACCGAATATTACCGGATAGAGTTGGAACGAGGCGATTCCGAGGCGACGCTGCGCGTCGATGCGAGCGGAAACATGCTGTGA
- a CDS encoding M56 family metallopeptidase, with amino-acid sequence MNGLLIYLLKASAVTALLYACYFLLMRKETCFGLNRAILLLIAVCAFVVPLLPSPVPVPTTAHSPVAVATSEVGREPDAERKPEVFVAGETNDSPHGISERPAPGLSWAGLLLLAYSVGVLFLLVKMFREAIVTIRLILGRKTLKHGKCRLIVVPDDTTACSLGRYVVISRRDFEYNSQEILTHEDAHRRFGHLFDSLFLNLCQVVLWFDPFIWLIRRDMREIHEFQADRYVLGQGVERRSYQMLVIRKCVGEKLFAQATGFHGDCSVKRRIRMMGRVRSRSGWKALAYVPLLFVTALAFGRPVGTDGLHSGTSPFVRGENRIPKDWFAAGTRVEAYRIGIDPDETKDGKPTVAIRRDTDVPGDGFGTLMQQCLPSEYAGKRVRMSGYMKSQDVAGWAGFWFRIDGQGARPLAFDNMHGRAVRGTTGWKKYEIVLDVPQQATNLAYGALLDGTGEIWISDLSFETVDRNVPVTVR; translated from the coding sequence ATGAACGGATTGCTGATCTATTTGCTGAAAGCGTCGGCTGTTACGGCATTGCTCTACGCATGCTATTTCCTTTTGATGAGGAAAGAGACGTGTTTTGGCCTGAACCGGGCTATCTTGCTGCTGATTGCGGTCTGCGCGTTCGTAGTGCCTTTGCTGCCGTCGCCCGTACCGGTCCCGACGACCGCTCATTCCCCTGTCGCTGTTGCGACCTCTGAGGTCGGAAGAGAGCCAGACGCGGAGCGGAAACCGGAGGTCTTCGTTGCCGGGGAAACGAACGATTCTCCGCACGGAATATCCGAGCGCCCCGCGCCCGGGCTGTCGTGGGCCGGCTTGCTCCTCCTCGCGTATAGTGTCGGAGTGCTGTTCTTGCTGGTAAAAATGTTTCGTGAAGCGATCGTTACGATACGGCTGATTTTGGGCCGTAAGACGCTGAAGCATGGCAAATGCCGGCTGATCGTGGTTCCGGACGATACGACGGCCTGTTCGTTGGGACGCTACGTGGTCATATCCCGACGTGATTTCGAATACAATTCCCAGGAGATACTGACCCACGAGGATGCGCACCGTCGTTTCGGTCATCTTTTCGATTCGCTTTTTCTCAATCTGTGCCAGGTCGTCCTGTGGTTCGATCCTTTTATTTGGTTGATCCGCCGGGACATGCGGGAGATTCACGAGTTTCAGGCCGACCGTTACGTGCTCGGCCAGGGAGTCGAGCGTCGCTCCTATCAGATGCTCGTTATTCGCAAGTGCGTCGGCGAGAAACTGTTCGCTCAGGCAACGGGATTTCACGGAGACTGTTCGGTGAAAAGACGTATCCGGATGATGGGGCGCGTGCGGAGCCGGTCCGGGTGGAAAGCGTTGGCTTACGTACCGCTGCTGTTCGTCACGGCACTGGCTTTCGGACGTCCGGTCGGAACGGACGGGCTCCATAGCGGGACGTCTCCATTCGTTCGGGGGGAGAATCGGATACCGAAGGACTGGTTCGCGGCGGGAACGCGAGTCGAGGCCTACCGGATAGGTATCGATCCGGACGAAACGAAAGACGGTAAGCCGACGGTCGCTATTCGGCGGGATACCGATGTGCCGGGCGACGGGTTCGGAACGCTGATGCAACAGTGCCTGCCCTCCGAGTATGCCGGCAAACGGGTCCGGATGAGCGGCTACATGAAATCGCAGGACGTGGCCGGCTGGGCCGGATTCTGGTTCCGCATCGACGGACAGGGCGCTCGGCCGCTCGCTTTCGACAATATGCACGGACGGGCCGTTCGCGGCACGACCGGATGGAAAAAGTACGAGATCGTGCTCGACGTGCCGCAGCAGGCGACCAACTTAGCCTACGGCGCTCTGCTGGACGGTACTGGTGAAATATGGATTTCCGATCTCTCCTTCGAGACGGTCGATCGCAACGTGCCGGTCACCGTCCGATGA
- a CDS encoding PepSY-like domain-containing protein, whose translation MKKFLFLAAALLALGISTACADSDRPIDVAQLPQKAQQFIQKHFAGEKVALAKVERDFLEVRYEVIFTDGAKAEFYKDGEWKEVDCRYSSVPAAVIPAQIAQYVSGHYPDASIVQIDRDKHDYEVKLSNGLELTFDLKFNLIDIDD comes from the coding sequence ATGAAAAAGTTCTTATTTCTCGCGGCCGCCCTGCTGGCCCTCGGAATTTCCACCGCGTGCGCCGACAGCGACCGCCCGATCGACGTGGCTCAGCTTCCCCAGAAGGCGCAGCAATTCATTCAGAAGCATTTCGCCGGCGAAAAAGTCGCTCTGGCCAAGGTGGAGCGCGATTTTCTGGAAGTCCGCTACGAGGTGATCTTCACCGACGGCGCGAAGGCCGAGTTCTACAAGGACGGCGAATGGAAAGAAGTGGATTGCCGTTATTCGTCGGTTCCCGCTGCGGTGATCCCCGCGCAGATCGCGCAGTACGTGTCCGGACACTATCCCGATGCGTCCATCGTGCAGATCGACCGTGACAAGCACGACTACGAGGTCAAACTCTCCAACGGATTGGAACTGACGTTCGACCTGAAGTTCAATCTGATCGATATAGACGACTGA
- the wecB gene encoding non-hydrolyzing UDP-N-acetylglucosamine 2-epimerase, with amino-acid sequence MKKVMLVFGTRPEAIKMAPLVREFRRHPDSFRTVVCVSGQHREMLDQVLRLFAIEPDYDLNIMRQGQDLYDVTSRVLTGMRDVFDEACPDVVLVHGDTTTSTAAALAAFYRRVPVGHVEAGLRTHDIYSPWPEEMNRQITGRIASYHFAPTELSRRNLLGEGVDPGKILVTGNTVIDALHTVVERIRSDRELAGRLAGELLAGGYDTARLDGSRRMVLITGHRRENFGDGFVRICSAIKHLAETYPDVDFVYPMHLNPNVRRPIHEAFGNSSLPNLFLIEPLEYLPFVCLMERSAVVLTDSGGIQEEAPGLGKPVLVMRDTTERPEALDAGTVRLVGTDYDRIVGGVSTLLDDPEHYRTMSQAVNPYGDGKACGRIVQFLK; translated from the coding sequence ATGAAAAAGGTGATGCTGGTTTTCGGGACTCGTCCCGAGGCGATCAAAATGGCCCCGCTGGTACGGGAGTTCCGACGGCATCCGGACTCTTTCCGGACGGTCGTCTGCGTCAGCGGACAGCACCGCGAGATGCTCGATCAGGTGCTGAGGCTGTTCGCTATCGAGCCCGACTACGATCTGAACATTATGAGGCAGGGACAGGATCTCTACGACGTGACTTCCCGCGTGCTGACGGGCATGCGCGACGTGTTCGACGAGGCCTGTCCGGACGTGGTGCTGGTTCACGGCGACACGACGACCTCGACGGCCGCCGCACTGGCCGCCTTTTACCGCCGCGTTCCGGTCGGACACGTCGAGGCGGGACTGCGCACGCACGACATATACAGCCCGTGGCCCGAGGAGATGAACCGTCAGATCACGGGCCGGATCGCTTCGTACCATTTCGCCCCGACGGAGCTCTCGCGCCGGAATCTGCTCGGCGAGGGAGTCGATCCCGGGAAGATTCTGGTGACGGGCAATACGGTGATCGACGCGCTGCATACGGTGGTGGAGCGGATCAGGAGCGACAGGGAGCTGGCCGGCCGGTTGGCCGGCGAGTTGCTTGCAGGCGGGTACGACACGGCGCGTCTCGACGGATCGCGCCGCATGGTGCTCATTACCGGTCACCGGCGCGAGAATTTCGGCGACGGATTCGTGCGGATATGCTCGGCGATCAAGCATCTGGCCGAGACCTATCCCGATGTCGATTTCGTCTATCCGATGCATCTCAATCCGAACGTGCGCCGGCCGATTCACGAGGCGTTCGGGAATTCGTCCCTGCCGAACCTGTTCCTGATCGAGCCTCTCGAATATCTGCCGTTCGTCTGCCTGATGGAGCGGAGCGCGGTCGTGCTGACCGATAGCGGGGGCATTCAGGAGGAAGCCCCGGGGCTCGGCAAGCCCGTGCTCGTCATGCGCGATACGACCGAGCGTCCCGAGGCGCTCGACGCCGGAACGGTCCGCTTGGTCGGTACCGATTATGACCGAATCGTCGGGGGCGTCAGCACGCTGCTCGACGACCCCGAGCATTACAGGACCATGAGTCAGGCGGTCAATCCTTACGGGGACGGAAAAGCCTGCGGCCGGATCGTGCAGTTTCTGAAGTAA
- the wecC gene encoding UDP-N-acetyl-D-mannosamine dehydrogenase, with translation MERILFLGLGYIGLPTAALAASRGLEVVGVDVDPAIVGKVNRGEIHIVEPGLAEAVREAVSAGRLRASLEPVPGDVYVVVVPTPFKGNHEPDVSYVEAATRSVVPLLKEDDLFVIESTSPVGTTDRMARLIFAERPELEGKLSVAYCPERVLPGNVLYELVHNDRVIGGIDDRSTRRAMEFYARFVEGKLHATDAKTAEMCKLTENSSRDVQIAFANELSLICDKAGINVWELIELANKHPRVHILQPGSGVGGHCIAVDPYFITSEFPVESQLIAKSREINNYKAFWCAERIREAVRGFKVREGRPPRVALMGLAFKPDIDDLRESPAKYIVSKVMEAEDADYMIVEPNVREHRVYKLTDYVEAYAQADIVAFLVAHAPFRSLAYRDDAVILDFCGIFRK, from the coding sequence ATGGAGCGCATTCTGTTTTTGGGATTGGGATACATCGGTCTTCCGACGGCGGCTCTCGCCGCTTCGAGAGGCTTGGAAGTGGTCGGCGTGGACGTCGATCCGGCGATTGTCGGGAAGGTGAACCGGGGCGAGATTCATATCGTCGAGCCCGGCTTGGCCGAGGCGGTCCGCGAAGCCGTGTCGGCCGGGCGTCTGCGCGCGTCGCTCGAGCCTGTGCCCGGCGATGTCTATGTCGTGGTCGTACCGACTCCGTTCAAGGGAAATCACGAGCCCGACGTGTCGTACGTCGAGGCGGCCACGCGCTCGGTCGTTCCGCTGCTCAAGGAGGACGATCTGTTCGTCATCGAATCGACTTCGCCGGTGGGGACGACCGACCGGATGGCGCGGCTGATTTTCGCCGAGCGTCCCGAACTGGAGGGGAAGCTGTCCGTAGCCTATTGTCCCGAGCGGGTGCTGCCGGGCAACGTGCTTTACGAGCTGGTGCATAACGACCGCGTCATCGGCGGCATCGACGACCGTTCGACGCGGCGCGCCATGGAGTTCTATGCCCGTTTCGTCGAGGGCAAGCTTCATGCGACCGATGCGAAGACGGCCGAGATGTGCAAGCTGACCGAGAATTCCTCGCGCGACGTGCAGATCGCTTTCGCCAACGAGCTGTCGTTGATCTGCGACAAGGCGGGTATCAATGTCTGGGAGCTGATCGAGTTGGCCAACAAGCATCCCCGCGTCCACATCCTCCAGCCGGGAAGCGGGGTGGGAGGGCATTGCATCGCGGTCGATCCCTATTTCATCACTTCGGAGTTTCCGGTCGAATCGCAGTTGATCGCCAAGTCGCGCGAAATCAACAACTACAAGGCTTTCTGGTGCGCCGAGCGGATTCGTGAGGCCGTTCGCGGCTTCAAGGTGCGCGAGGGTCGTCCTCCGCGCGTGGCGCTGATGGGACTGGCTTTCAAGCCCGATATCGACGATTTGCGCGAAAGCCCGGCCAAGTACATCGTTTCCAAGGTGATGGAGGCCGAGGACGCCGACTATATGATCGTCGAGCCGAACGTGCGCGAGCATCGGGTCTATAAGCTGACCGATTATGTGGAAGCCTATGCGCAGGCCGACATCGTGGCGTTTCTGGTCGCTCACGCTCCTTTCCGTTCGCTGGCGTACCGGGACGATGCCGTGATACTCGATTTTTGCGGAATATTCAGAAAATAG